The Cydia splendana chromosome Z, ilCydSple1.2, whole genome shotgun sequence genome window below encodes:
- the LOC134805285 gene encoding flap endonuclease GEN has product MGIKGLWTVLTPFSEKKSLHEIRGEVLAVDLAGWVCDSQNVTEYHIQPKLYLRNLFFRTIYLLLADVEPIFVLDGDAPELKRDVMATRNAIQFRGAAPRTETVTNKQPDIRRKRFSNVLKECETLLKSMGVRCIKGKGEAEATCAQLNAQGLVDAVVSQDSDCFAYGARRVYRNFSVSSASGGGAMQGSIDCYDAEKMFQNNGFGRNKMVALALLCGCDYGLGACGSSITTVLSYLHTISDKDIISRLVSWVSDPEQYEEKSRWVSAPGRCDRCGHVGRTHAKNGCPVCATHRGCEDKGHKSKVNAVKRELALRTRALSCGMPFPEPKVMKEFLDSTHENVDVDTLKKSIPSLIQFVKLMSSKLDWSEKYSVQKFLPLLTKWHFQDNVAQKTLQPVTIKKKRNPKGVPSYEVQWTDIDGQYEALISDEQFEEDEDRTTPWTTTERQDLLRKYYPDLVEAYEESIKKPQKEKKSGRRRKNDVEEGEKPKRKYNRKVKKLNEKQILNLTDSIRNYDLTNKTPGLNSSKLSVKVVKLKRKLNNSSNSKGQRTVNSFITSKKIRCSKMSHSLRKSFKNMSLKDENNTNMFIGLRDDETLVKNKSKHLLNIFKFASESVHGSDLSDIVDDIVAKAPVMKTAKLDQNMVKLVFNKHSTPRKSVFRNSAFIELNYNCSTPQRNLNKANSTSEINGDTNKSYFFDKFSEHRDAFELSLENHDFQHSISAVYEVCD; this is encoded by the exons ATGGGAATAAAAGGACTTTGGACTGTATTAACCCCATTCAGTGAAAAGAAATCTCTTCATGAG ATAAGAGGAGAGGTACTAGCTGTGGATTTGGCAGGATGGGTGTGTGACAGCCAAAATGTTACAGAGTACCATATTCAGCCAAAGTTATATTTAAG GAATTTGTTTTTCCGAACCATATACCTCCTCTTAGCTGACGTAGAGCCGATATTTGTATTGGATGGAGATGCACCGGAGCTTAAACGAGATGTGATGGCTACTCGTAATGCTATTCAATTCAGAGGAGCTGCTCCAAGAACTGAAACTGTGACTAACAAACAACCTGACATTAGAAGAAAAAGATTCAGTAATGTCCTTAAAGAG TGTGAAACACTTCTGAAGTCAATGGGAGTAAGATGCATAAAAGGAAAAGGAGAGGCTGAGGCTACATGTGCACAGCTAAATGCTCAAGGT CTAGTAGACGCTGTAGTATCCCAGGACTCGGATTGTTTCGCGTACGGCGCGCGACGCGTGTATCGTAACTTTAGCGTGTCAAGCGCGTCTGGCGGGGGCGCCATGCAAGGCTCGATCGACTGTTATGACGCTGAGAAAATGTTTCAGAATAATG GTTTCGGCCGCAACAAAATGGTGGCTTTGGCTCTGTTATGTGGATGCGATTACGGCCTCGGCGCGTGTGGGTCCTCGATAACCACTGTATTGTCGTATCTGCATACTATTTCTGACAAAGATATAATATCCAG GCTAGTGTCATGGGTCAGTGATCCTGAGCAGTACGAGGAGAAATCGCGCTGGGTGTCCGCTCCGGGCCGCTGCGATCGCTGCGGGCACGTGGGCCGCACGCACGCCAAGAACGGGTGCCCCGTGTGCGCGACCCATCGCGGGTGTGAGGACAAGGGACACAA ATCGAAAGTGAACGCCGTAAAACGAGAGCTGGCGCTGCGCACTCGGGCGCTTTCTTGCGGCATGCCGTTTCCAGAACCTAAAGTTATGAAGGAGTTCCTAGATTCTACTCATGAAAATGTAGACGTTGACACTCTGAAGAAATCTATCCCGAGCCTGATACAATTTGtg aaacttATGTCGTCAAAACTGGATTGGTCCGAAAAGTACAGCGTGCAAAAGTTTTTACCTCTTTTGACAAAATGGCATTTTCAAGACAACGTAGCCCAAAAAACCCTTCAACCAGTTACAATCAAGAAAAAACGAAACCCTAAAG GTGTGCCCAGTTACGAGGTCCAGTGGACCGATATAGACGGTCAGTACGAGGCCCTTATTTCGGATGAACAGTTTGAAG AAGATGAAGATAGAACTACTCCGTGGACGACAACGGAACGCCAAGACTTATTACGGAAATACTATCCGGACTTAGTCGAAGCCTACGAAGAATCAATTAAGAAGCCACAGAAGGAAAAGAAATCAGGCCGTAGGAGGAAAAACGATGTCGAGGAAGGcgaaaagccgaagagaaagtATAaccgaaaagtaaaaaaattaaacgaaaaGCAAATTCTTAATCTCACGGACTCCATAAGAAATTATGATTTGACAAATAAAACGCCCGGGTTGAATTCCAGTAAGCTATCTGTAAAGGTTGTTAAActcaaaagaaaattaaataatagttcTAACAGTAAAGGACAAAGAACTGTTAATAGTTTTATTACAAGTAAAAAAATAAGATGTTCCAAGATGTCACATTCATTACGGAAAAGCTTTAAAAATATGTCGCTAAAGGATGAGAACAATACCAATATGTTTATCGGTCTTCGAGACGATGAGACTTtggttaaaaataaatcaaaacatttgctcaatatttttaaatttgccagTGAAAGTGTCCACGGAAGTGATCTGTCGGACATAGTCGACGACATAGTAGCCAAAGCGCCTGTCATGAAGACCGCAAAGCTCGACCAGAACATGGTTAAACTCGTTTTTAATAAACATTCTACGCCAAGAAAATCAGTATTTAGAAATAGCGCTTTTATAGAATTAAACTATAATTGCTCAACGCCACAACGCAATTTAAATAAAGCCAATTCCACATCGGAAATAAACGGTGACACGAATAAGAGTTATTTCTTCGATAAGTTCTCGGAACACCGTGACGCCTTTGAACTTTCTCTAGAAAATCACGACTTTCAACATTCTATTAGCGCGGTATACGAAGTCTGTGACTGA
- the LOC134804404 gene encoding methylcrotonoyl-CoA carboxylase subunit alpha, mitochondrial, whose translation MSYLKRLNKICELSLKNSRRISNAQTKAGVKLRQIDKVLIANRGEIACRVMRTAKKLGIRTVAVYSDADKNAIHVEMADEAYNIGPASVTQSYLNKNKILEVAKKSRSQAIHPGYGFLSENVEFCEQCASEDIIFIGPPTSAIRDMGIKSTSKAIMSSAGVPIVKGYHGEEQSIDRLQAEAQRIGFPIMIKAVRGGGGKGMRIAMTESEFLQQLESAKRESLKSFGDDNMLLEQYITDPRHVEVQVFADMHGNAVHLFERDCSVQRRHQKIIEEAPAPGLSEETRTALGEAAVRAALAVGYVGAGTVEFILHRATHDFHFMEMNTRLQVEHPITEMITGTDLVEWQLRVAAGEPLPLTQAEVKRRGHAVECRVYAEEPGAGFLPRAGTLHRLVQPTPEQHCRVETGVREGAEVSVHYDPMIAKLVVWGRDRNEALAKTRAKLSEYQVADLETNVNFLLRLAGDPAFVAGDVHTAFIPHHEARLFAAPEPARLHTTARSAALGHVLLSQKASKSEANNGIDVSPSAWRPNYQLRKTISLKLDGKDIAVAVEHVGPKLYRVKVGEGEWQEAEAWLSESERGARLTSVVEGRRATVGLLAFEDQLHVYDEEGQTIALLPRAKYGGAGASEASSDSACSPTPGVLERILVNPGDKVVKGQPLFVVIAMKMEYVVRASRGGVVAGLAAARPGDAVGKGAEVVLLLPDTSTTN comes from the exons ATGTCGTACTTGAAAAGATTGAATAAAATTTG tgaATTGAGCTTGAAGAATTCCAGACGGATAAGCAATGCCCAAACAAAGGCTGGTGTAAAATTACGGCAAATTGATAAGGTTTTAATTGCTAACCGCGGAGAAATAGCATGCCGGGTTATGCGTACAGCTAAGAAATTGGGTATCCGCACTGTGGCTGTGTATTCGGATGCAGACAAAAATGCTATCCATGTGGAAATG GCAGATGAAGCATACAATATTGGCCCAGCTTCCGTAACACAAAGTTACctgaacaaaaataaaatacttgaaGTAGCCAAGAAATCTCGCAGCCAAGCCATTCATCCTGGATATGGGTTCCTCTCTGAAAATGTTGAGTTTTGTGAGCAGTGTGCCTCTGAAGATATCATATTTATTGGACCCCCCACCTCAGCTATTAGAGATATGGGCATAAAAAG taCTTCCAAAGCCATTATGTCCAGTGCAGGAGTACCTATAGTTAAAGGTTATCATGGTGAAGAACAAAGTATAGATAGGCTGCAAGCAGAAGCACAGAGGATTGGGTTCCCAATAATGATCAAAGCAGTTCGTGGTGGTGGTGGCAAA GGAATGCGTATCGCAATGACGGAATCGGAATTCCTGCAACAGTTGGAATCGGCTAAAAGAGAATCTCTCAAATCATTTGGTGACGATAATATGCTACTGGAGCAATACATCACTGATCCTAGACATGTTGAAGTGCAA GTATTCGCCGACATGCACGGTAACGCAGTGCATCTCTTTGAACGAGATTGTTCAGTTCAGAGAAGACATCAGAAAATTATTGAAGAGGCACCCGCG CCGGGTCTGTCGGAGGAGACGCGCACGGCGCTGGGCGAGGCGGCAGTGCGCGCCGCGCTGGCCGTCGGGTACGTGGGCGCCGGCACCGTCGAGTTCATCCTGCACCGCGCCACGCACGACTTCCACTTCATGGAGATGAACACCCGTCTGCAGGTCGAGCACCCTATCACTGAGATGATCACTG GCACTGATCTTGTGGAATGGCAGCTTCGGGTGGCGGCAGGCGAGCCGCTGCCGCTAACGCAGGCGGAGGTGAAGCGGCGCGGACACGCCGTGGAGTGCCGCGTGTACGCCGAGGAGCCTGGCGCGGGCTTCCTGCCTCGCGCGGGCACCCTACACCGCCTCGTGCAGCCGACCCCCGAGCAACACTGCCGG GTAGAAACTGGCGTGCGAGAAGGCGCGGAGGTTTCAGTGCACTACGACCCCATGATAGCCAAGTTAGTGGTGTGGGGCCGCGACCGCAATGAGGCGCTCGCCAAGACGAGGGCGAAGCTCTCCGAGTATCAG GTGGCGGATCTGGAGACGAATGTGAACTTCCTGCTGCGGCTGGCGGGCGACCCCGCGTTCGTGGCGGGCGACGTGCACACCGCCTTCATCCCGCACCACGAGGCGCGCCTGTTCGCCGCGCCCGAGCCCGCCCGGCTACACACCACGGCCCGCAGCGCCGCGCTAGgacat GTGCTTCTGTCCCAAAAGGCAAGCAAGAGTGAGGCAAATAATGGAATCGACGTTTCACCGAGTGCGTGGCGACCGAACTATCAACTCCGAAAAACTATTTCTCTGAAACTAGACGGCAAAG ATATCGCAGTAGCAGTAGAACACGTCGGCCCGAAACTGTACCGAGTGAAAGTGGGAGAGGGAGAATGGCAGGAGGCCGAAGCGTGGCTGAGCGAGAGCGAGCGCGGCGCTCGGCTCACCAGCGTCGTGGAGGGGCGGCGCGCCACCGTCGGCCTGCTGGCGTTCGAAGACCAGCTCCATGTCTACGACGAG GAGGGTCAAACGATAGCCTTGCTCCCTCGGGCTAAGTACGGCGGCGCCGGGGCCTCGGAGGCGTCTTCAGACAGCGCCTGCTCGCCCACGCCCGGCGTGCTGGAGAGAATACTAGTTAATCCAGGCGATAAG